The Balneola sp. genomic sequence ATTGTAAATCTCATTCTTTTGATTGGGGTAAGTCTTAGAACAAAGCCTGAAGAAATAGAAAGAATTGCGAGGTACACAAACCTCAAAGAATCAGAATACTAACTCCTCTCATCATCCACTGGGTTTTCCCCATAGATAGCCTCAATCCATCGTTGATTTGAAATAGGTGGACGTTTGTAGTTTGGATCCTTTTTTACAGGAGGCAATTCGATAGGATCCGGAGTTAGATCGTTATAGTCTATTTTCGATAATAGATGATGAATACAATTTAATCGAGCGTGTCTTTTGATATCTGCGTTTACCACATACCAGGGTGATTCGTCTCTGTCAGTATGCTCGAACATAACATCCTTGGCTCTGGAATAATCTACCCATCGAGTCCGTGCTTCCAAATCCATCGGGCTTAACTTCCAGCGTTTCATTGGATCTTCGTTTCGTGCTTCAAATCGCCTTTTCTGCTCTTTGTCCGAAATAGAAAACCAATATTTGATAAGAATAATACCAGAGCGAATAAGCATATTTTCAAAGTCAGGGCAGGTTCTTAGAAACTCCCGATATTCTTCTTCTGTACAGAAACCCATTACCTTTTCTACCCCAGCCCGGTTGTACCAGCTTCGATCAAATAAAACCATTTCCCCTGATGAGGGAAGTTGATTCACATATCGTTGGAAGTACCA encodes the following:
- the ppk2 gene encoding polyphosphate kinase 2; its protein translation is MYSANGKLDREVYNQELDKLQAELVKLQYWIKEQGLKVCVVFEGRDAAGKGGAIKTIAQVMSPRVTRIVALTKPTEKERNQWYFQRYVNQLPSSGEMVLFDRSWYNRAGVEKVMGFCTEEEYREFLRTCPDFENMLIRSGIILIKYWFSISDKEQKRRFEARNEDPMKRWKLSPMDLEARTRWVDYSRAKDVMFEHTDRDESPWYVVNADIKRHARLNCIHHLLSKIDYNDLTPDPIELPPVKKDPNYKRPPISNQRWIEAIYGENPVDDERS